Proteins co-encoded in one Acidithiobacillus caldus ATCC 51756 genomic window:
- the coaBC gene encoding bifunctional phosphopantothenoylcysteine decarboxylase/phosphopantothenate--cysteine ligase CoaBC, producing MDPLHGKRILLLIGGSIAAYKSPEILRLLQARGARVRCVLSTAGARFVTPLTLQALSGEAPRQDLFAAEEEAAMDHIRLARWADALLYAPISANGLARLALGLAEDLAGTIALASRNPRFLVPAMNWAMWEHPATQRHVAQLRDDGAVFIGPEAGDLACGETGSGRMVSPADIVARLALELGPGDWRGRRVLVSAGPTWEALDPARGLGNRASGRQGFALAQAAAERGAEVLLVAGPCALPTPVGVQRRDVESARDMLAAILEALGDRPYDLFLANAAVADHRPASASAIKGRKGEIPDSLPLVANPDIVASVHACPQRPHCIVAFAAETRPDVTTAARKLWRKGADVAVINDLEAGAMGGTENACTLAWGEQSLNLPRQSKLSLARALLRALDPCLS from the coding sequence ATGGACCCCCTCCATGGCAAGCGCATCCTGCTGCTCATCGGCGGCAGCATCGCCGCCTACAAGAGCCCGGAAATCCTGCGTCTGCTCCAGGCTCGGGGAGCTCGCGTCCGCTGTGTCCTGAGCACCGCCGGCGCGCGCTTCGTGACTCCGCTCACCCTCCAGGCCCTGAGCGGCGAGGCACCGCGCCAGGATCTCTTCGCTGCCGAAGAAGAGGCCGCCATGGACCATATCCGCTTGGCCCGCTGGGCCGACGCCCTGCTCTACGCGCCCATCTCCGCCAACGGTCTGGCCCGACTTGCCCTGGGATTGGCGGAGGATCTAGCCGGCACCATCGCCCTGGCCAGCCGCAACCCCCGTTTTTTGGTGCCCGCCATGAACTGGGCCATGTGGGAGCACCCTGCCACCCAGCGCCACGTCGCCCAGCTGCGCGACGACGGCGCCGTCTTCATCGGTCCCGAGGCCGGTGACCTGGCCTGTGGCGAAACGGGTAGCGGGCGCATGGTTTCCCCGGCGGACATCGTCGCGCGGCTGGCGTTGGAGCTCGGACCGGGAGACTGGCGGGGACGGCGGGTTCTGGTCAGCGCCGGACCTACCTGGGAAGCCCTGGATCCCGCTCGGGGTCTCGGCAACCGCGCCAGCGGCCGCCAGGGTTTCGCCCTGGCTCAGGCCGCCGCCGAGCGGGGCGCCGAGGTCCTCCTCGTGGCCGGTCCCTGCGCCCTCCCCACCCCCGTTGGCGTCCAGCGGCGCGATGTGGAATCCGCCCGGGACATGCTTGCCGCCATCCTCGAGGCACTCGGCGATCGACCCTACGATCTTTTCCTTGCCAACGCCGCCGTGGCCGATCATCGCCCGGCTTCGGCCTCCGCCATCAAGGGCCGCAAGGGTGAAATACCGGACTCCCTGCCCCTGGTCGCCAACCCGGATATCGTGGCGAGCGTCCATGCCTGCCCGCAGCGACCACACTGCATCGTCGCCTTCGCGGCGGAAACGCGCCCAGATGTCACCACCGCCGCGCGCAAGCTGTGGCGCAAGGGGGCCGACGTGGCCGTGATCAACGATCTCGAGGCCGGAGCCATGGGCGGTACGGAGAATGCCTGCACCCTGGCATGGGGAGAGCAAAGCCTGAACCTGCCCCGACAGAGTAAATTGTCCCTGGCCCGGGCCCTGCTGCGCGCCCTCGACCCCTGTCTCTCGTGA
- the dut gene encoding dUTP diphosphatase has translation MESIALRILDPRLGRDWPLPHYGSADAAAMDLRACLEEPLELQPGETALVSAGFAMHIGNQGVAALLLPRSGLGHRGLVLGNLVGLIDADYQGPVKISLWNRSQSQQRIEVGERVAQMLLVPVLRPQWQVVEEFAPSQRGAGGFGSTGSH, from the coding sequence ATGGAATCCATTGCCCTGCGCATACTCGATCCCCGCCTCGGGCGGGACTGGCCCCTTCCCCACTACGGCAGCGCCGATGCCGCCGCCATGGATCTGCGGGCCTGTCTGGAGGAGCCCCTGGAACTCCAGCCCGGCGAGACCGCCCTGGTCTCGGCGGGTTTTGCCATGCACATCGGCAACCAAGGTGTAGCGGCACTGCTCCTGCCGCGTTCCGGCCTCGGCCACCGGGGTCTCGTGCTGGGCAATCTCGTCGGGCTCATCGACGCCGATTACCAGGGGCCTGTCAAGATCTCCCTGTGGAACCGCAGCCAAAGCCAGCAGCGCATCGAGGTGGGGGAACGGGTCGCCCAGATGCTCCTGGTACCGGTACTGCGTCCCCAGTGGCAGGTGGTGGAGGAGTTTGCGCCCAGCCAACGTGGCGCGGGCGGTTTCGGCAGCACCGGCAGTCATTGA
- a CDS encoding YqhA family protein, with product MLERVFEWLLWNSRFVVLSAVVASLLVAFGIFIMTSVDAWALLEHIAHYSVAVLTQEQRADLHAEIVAHAVSIVDGYLLATILLIFALGLYELFISKIDIAGESKGSRVLFIRSLDELKDRLAKVILMILVVSFFERSLAMHVGTFVDLLYLAIGIALVALALFLSHRASAGHEDGREEH from the coding sequence ATGCTGGAACGCGTTTTTGAATGGTTGCTCTGGAACTCCCGCTTCGTCGTGCTCTCGGCGGTGGTGGCGAGCCTTCTCGTCGCCTTCGGCATCTTCATCATGACCTCCGTGGACGCCTGGGCGCTCCTGGAGCACATCGCCCACTACAGCGTGGCTGTCCTGACCCAGGAGCAGCGTGCCGACCTCCACGCGGAAATCGTCGCCCACGCCGTCAGCATCGTCGACGGCTACCTCCTCGCCACCATCCTGCTCATCTTTGCCCTGGGGCTTTACGAACTCTTCATCAGCAAGATCGATATCGCAGGGGAGAGCAAGGGCTCACGCGTCCTCTTCATTCGCAGCCTGGACGAACTGAAGGATCGTCTGGCCAAAGTCATTCTGATGATTCTGGTGGTGAGTTTCTTCGAGCGGTCCTTGGCCATGCACGTCGGCACCTTCGTGGACCTCCTCTATCTCGCCATCGGCATTGCCCTGGTCGCCCTGGCCTTGTTCTTGAGCCACCGCGCCAGTGCTGGCCACGAGGACGGCAGGGAGGAACACTGA
- the dcd gene encoding dCTP deaminase yields the protein MSIKSDRWIRTMAMERGMIEPFAPQQVREVDGRPIISYGLSSYGYDIRCANEFKVFTNVRSVIVDPKDFSEDSFVDFEGDTCIIPPNSFALARTVEYFRIPRNVLTICLGKSTYARCGIIVNVTPFEPEWEGYVTLEFSNTTPLPAKIYANEGVAQVLFLESDEVCEVSYSDRRGKYQGQSGVTLPRA from the coding sequence ATGAGCATCAAATCCGACCGCTGGATCCGCACCATGGCCATGGAACGTGGCATGATCGAACCCTTCGCGCCGCAACAGGTGCGCGAGGTGGATGGTCGTCCCATCATTTCCTATGGCCTGTCCTCCTACGGCTACGATATTCGTTGCGCCAACGAGTTCAAGGTCTTCACCAATGTGCGCAGCGTCATCGTCGATCCCAAGGATTTCAGCGAGGATTCCTTCGTCGACTTCGAAGGGGATACCTGTATCATCCCCCCCAATTCCTTTGCCCTGGCGCGGACCGTCGAGTACTTTCGCATCCCTCGCAACGTCCTCACCATCTGTCTGGGCAAGTCCACCTACGCCCGCTGCGGCATCATCGTCAATGTCACGCCCTTCGAGCCCGAATGGGAAGGCTACGTTACCCTGGAGTTTTCCAATACCACGCCCCTGCCGGCCAAGATCTACGCCAATGAGGGAGTCGCCCAGGTGCTCTTCCTGGAGTCCGACGAAGTCTGTGAGGTCTCCTACTCCGATCGCCGCGGCAAATACCAGGGCCAGTCCGGAGTCACCTTGCCGCGGGCCTGA
- the apbC gene encoding iron-sulfur cluster carrier protein ApbC, which produces MSALQKETVEQSLKAITDPYLNRDLASAKVLKSVTDARVEIELPYPSAGVAAELGERIRAQIERDTGVEAAVQVGHRIHSHQVQRGVKLLDGIKNIIAVASGKGGVGKSTTSVNLALALAQEGAAVGMLDADIYGPSQPRMLGISGKPTSKDGKKMEPLEGHGIKAMSIGFLIDEETPMVWRGPMVMQALEQLLSDTRWGELDYLVIDLPPGTGDTQLTLAQKVPVSGAVIVTTPQDIALLDARKGLKMFEKVGVPILGIIENMSFYICPKCGNEDDIFGHGGGALMAEQYGVELLGAVPLDRRIRDEADNGAPTVVAAPDSPLAKIYRELARHTAGRLALQAVDHSHKFPNIVIQNR; this is translated from the coding sequence ATGAGTGCATTGCAGAAGGAAACGGTAGAGCAGTCCCTGAAAGCCATCACGGACCCCTATCTGAACCGGGATCTGGCCAGCGCCAAGGTGCTGAAGAGCGTGACCGACGCCCGCGTCGAGATCGAGCTTCCCTATCCCAGCGCCGGTGTGGCGGCGGAGCTTGGCGAACGCATACGTGCGCAGATCGAGCGGGATACGGGTGTTGAGGCCGCCGTGCAGGTCGGCCATCGGATTCACTCGCATCAGGTGCAGCGGGGTGTGAAGCTCCTCGACGGCATCAAAAACATCATCGCCGTGGCCTCGGGCAAGGGCGGTGTGGGTAAATCCACCACCTCCGTCAACCTCGCCCTGGCCCTGGCCCAGGAAGGTGCGGCGGTGGGGATGCTCGATGCCGATATCTACGGCCCAAGCCAGCCGCGGATGCTCGGCATCTCCGGCAAGCCCACCAGCAAGGACGGCAAGAAGATGGAACCGCTGGAAGGGCACGGCATCAAGGCCATGTCCATCGGTTTTCTCATCGACGAAGAGACCCCCATGGTGTGGCGCGGTCCCATGGTCATGCAGGCCTTGGAGCAGCTCTTGTCCGATACCCGCTGGGGCGAACTGGATTATCTGGTCATCGATCTGCCCCCGGGTACCGGTGACACCCAGCTGACCCTGGCGCAGAAGGTGCCGGTCTCCGGTGCCGTGATCGTCACGACCCCCCAGGACATTGCGCTGCTGGATGCCCGCAAGGGGCTCAAGATGTTCGAGAAGGTCGGGGTGCCCATCCTCGGCATCATCGAGAACATGAGTTTTTACATCTGCCCCAAGTGCGGTAACGAGGACGATATTTTCGGGCACGGCGGCGGTGCCCTCATGGCCGAGCAGTACGGGGTGGAACTGTTGGGCGCCGTGCCTTTGGATCGGCGCATCCGCGACGAGGCGGACAACGGCGCGCCGACGGTGGTGGCCGCGCCGGACTCGCCCCTGGCCAAGATCTACCGGGAGCTGGCTCGGCATACCGCTGGACGTCTTGCTTTGCAGGCGGTGGATCACAGCCACAAGTTCCCGAATATCGTGATCCAGAACCGCTGA
- a CDS encoding antibiotic biosynthesis monooxygenase family protein, translated as MHYVVANRVPVRAEYRQDFEERFRRRAGEVDKQPGFVRMEILRPVDDNGVYIVLTHWENREAFQNWMRSDDFKAAHQNPLPKEAFGEGGGIEQHEVIISAGKP; from the coding sequence ATGCATTACGTCGTTGCCAATCGGGTTCCGGTTCGGGCCGAGTATCGCCAGGATTTCGAGGAGCGCTTCCGCCGACGCGCCGGCGAAGTGGACAAGCAACCGGGCTTCGTGCGCATGGAAATACTCCGCCCCGTGGACGACAATGGGGTCTACATCGTATTGACCCATTGGGAAAATCGCGAGGCCTTCCAGAACTGGATGCGCAGCGACGACTTCAAGGCGGCACACCAGAACCCGCTGCCCAAGGAAGCCTTCGGTGAGGGCGGCGGGATCGAACAGCACGAGGTCATCATCAGCGCCGGCAAGCCGTGA
- the dapB gene encoding 4-hydroxy-tetrahydrodipicolinate reductase: MEQGEGFRGSDGLLMAPTRVAVDAVAGRMGRALVAALVEHADLRLGAAIGRPGADYLGEDAGRLAGVGDLGVVVCDRLDAVLDDFDVLIEFAPADIALKHLHAAAASGRAVVLGSTGFGAEQQAEIDALARSIPLVQAPNMSVGVNVLTAFLPQIVAALGEDYDVEILEAHHGQKRDAPSGTALQLGRAVAAGRGVDLDAVACWDRNGAPGPRQPGSIGFASLRAADVVGEHSVWLAGAGERLELTHRAGSRRNFAEGALRAASWVRQRSPGHYDMQDVLGLRAAPRVR; the protein is encoded by the coding sequence GTGGAACAAGGTGAAGGATTTCGTGGATCGGATGGGCTTCTGATGGCGCCGACTCGAGTTGCGGTGGATGCGGTGGCGGGCAGGATGGGACGTGCCCTGGTTGCGGCCCTTGTCGAGCACGCGGATCTGCGCCTCGGTGCCGCCATCGGTCGTCCCGGCGCAGACTACCTCGGCGAGGACGCCGGGCGGCTGGCAGGGGTGGGGGATCTGGGTGTTGTGGTCTGCGACCGCTTGGACGCGGTCCTCGACGATTTTGACGTGCTCATCGAGTTTGCGCCCGCGGACATCGCCCTGAAACACCTTCACGCCGCGGCCGCCAGTGGCCGGGCGGTGGTCCTGGGGAGCACGGGTTTTGGCGCCGAGCAGCAGGCCGAGATCGATGCCCTGGCACGCTCCATCCCCCTGGTTCAGGCGCCCAACATGAGTGTGGGGGTCAACGTCCTCACGGCCTTCCTGCCCCAGATAGTGGCGGCCCTTGGCGAGGATTACGACGTGGAGATCCTGGAGGCGCACCACGGACAGAAGCGCGACGCGCCCTCGGGCACGGCCCTGCAGCTTGGCAGAGCCGTGGCGGCGGGCCGGGGAGTGGATCTGGATGCCGTCGCCTGCTGGGATCGCAATGGGGCGCCTGGGCCTCGGCAGCCCGGTTCCATCGGTTTTGCGAGTCTGCGCGCCGCCGACGTGGTGGGTGAGCACAGCGTGTGGCTTGCCGGAGCGGGTGAGCGTCTGGAGCTGACCCATCGCGCTGGCAGCCGCCGCAATTTTGCCGAGGGGGCGCTGCGGGCGGCATCCTGGGTACGGCAGCGCAGCCCCGGCCACTACGACATGCAGGATGTCCTTGGTCTGCGGGCCGCGCCTCGCGTAAGATAA
- the dnaJ gene encoding molecular chaperone DnaJ, protein MASRDYYEVLEVSRTADDGEIKKSYRRLAMRYHPDRNPGDSQAEERFKEISEAYEVLSDPQKRQAYDRFGHAGVQGGGGPGFGAGGFAGGGFGDIFGDLFEQAFGRGFGGRDPGRGADLRYELELSLEEAAQGKTVTISIPSSSVCESCGGSGAKAGSSTVECRTCGGRGQVRMVQGFFSVTRPCPDCGGSGRIIKEPCPQCNGHGRVRKTRSIEVKIPAGVDTGDRIRLAGEGEAGERGAPSGDLFIEIRVRPHPLFERDGDDLHCVVPVSFTTLALGGELEIPTLTGRARIQVNPGTQSGAVFRLRGKGVQGVRSKLTGDLHCRLQVEIPVHLSARQRELLQEFANERGEEVQHPQQESWWNKVKDFVDRMGF, encoded by the coding sequence ATGGCGAGCAGAGATTACTACGAGGTACTCGAGGTCAGCCGCACGGCGGACGACGGTGAGATCAAGAAATCCTACCGTCGCCTTGCCATGCGCTACCACCCGGACCGCAATCCCGGAGACAGCCAGGCGGAGGAACGCTTCAAGGAGATCAGCGAGGCCTATGAGGTGCTTTCCGATCCACAGAAGCGGCAGGCCTACGATCGCTTTGGCCACGCCGGCGTCCAGGGTGGCGGCGGGCCGGGCTTCGGTGCTGGCGGCTTTGCCGGCGGTGGTTTTGGCGACATCTTCGGGGATCTCTTCGAGCAGGCCTTCGGGCGCGGTTTTGGCGGACGCGACCCGGGGCGTGGGGCCGACCTGCGCTACGAACTGGAACTCAGCCTGGAGGAAGCAGCCCAGGGCAAGACCGTCACCATTTCCATCCCCAGCTCCAGCGTCTGCGAAAGCTGTGGCGGCAGCGGTGCCAAGGCCGGCAGCAGCACCGTGGAATGCCGAACCTGCGGCGGACGTGGGCAGGTGCGCATGGTGCAGGGTTTCTTTTCCGTCACCCGCCCCTGTCCCGACTGTGGCGGTTCGGGCCGGATCATCAAGGAGCCCTGTCCGCAATGCAACGGGCATGGGCGGGTGCGTAAGACGCGCAGCATCGAAGTCAAGATTCCGGCGGGGGTGGATACGGGGGATCGCATCCGCCTTGCCGGTGAGGGTGAAGCGGGGGAGCGGGGTGCGCCCTCGGGGGATCTGTTCATCGAGATTCGGGTGCGTCCACATCCCCTCTTCGAGCGCGATGGCGACGATCTCCACTGCGTAGTCCCCGTGAGCTTCACCACGTTGGCTCTTGGTGGAGAGCTGGAGATTCCGACCCTGACCGGTCGCGCCCGGATACAGGTCAATCCCGGCACCCAGTCCGGAGCCGTGTTTCGACTGCGCGGCAAGGGGGTACAGGGGGTGCGTAGCAAGCTCACGGGCGACTTGCATTGCCGTCTGCAGGTGGAGATTCCGGTGCACCTGTCGGCGCGCCAACGCGAACTCCTGCAGGAGTTCGCCAATGAGCGCGGCGAGGAGGTTCAGCATCCGCAGCAGGAGAGCTGGTGGAACAAGGTGAAGGATTTCGTGGATCGGATGGGCTTCTGA